AGCTTTATCCTTTTTCGCACCAACTTGGTTTACTTCCATCGAGAATGCTTACTTATGGTTCGGCGGTTGCAGACCCTCGTTATTGATTCAACTTGTTTACTCGCTCTGTAGTGCTCAACTTGAGTCACAACTAAGTGAGTACTTACAAGGAGTTAGAAGAGGCAACATAGGCGAGTTATCCGCAGATCAACTCAGCCTTGTTAGTGAGTTACAGAGTAGAACAATTCTAGAAGAAGAGAGAATTTCAGAGAACATGGCTAGATTACAAGAGAATATAGCTGATTATTTTCCACTCGCTAGGCTTGCTAACAACTCAGACGATCCAGATACTGACTCCCATATTGGGCAAGTGGAACAGGTTTTGGATTCACACTCTGAAGATCTTGCTAGTATTTTAGTTGACTCAGATAAGTTGAGGATGAATACTTTGAAAGAACTTATAGGCATCTTCACACCATTACAAGCGGTGGAATTACTGATTGCTGGAAAGAAAATTCATCTTAGTATGCATCAGAGAGGCCAAGAGAGGAATCACATCCCTGGCATGGAAGAACATTTATATAATGAAGAAGGCTAGCTAGCTAGGCATATAGTGTGTGTAAAGGTAGGTACGTGTTTGTATGCATCAGCATCGTGTTTgtccgatatatatatatatatacaatttgaCCTTTCGTTTAAAAGAAAGCCAACAAGCATACATACATAAAaattgaccttttgtttgaaagaAAGCCATTAGACCTTCTGCCACTGCAATACAACTCGTAATTTTGGCTGTGTATACATAGAATTTGGCCTTTCTTTtgaaagaaagtgaacaaggaatCCTCCGAGATAGAGCAAATAAGAAACTAACTGACAAGCTAAAAAGCGGGGGAAAAGAAAGGTTTTcccacttctttttttttctctaccAATACCTACATGGGTAGCTCTGCCTAGGTATGGAACTCAGCGTTCTTTCACCTTTTCCGGATTGTGTTCTGGCAAAATTGGTGTGCATCTAGTCGCTCCTCCTAATGACTACTCCCCTTTATAAGTTCTATCATCAGGTGGCCAGAAACAACGCATTTGGTTTATGCATGAAGTACTATATGAATAAAAAAGATGGATTTTATGCATCACTTCATCTTCATGACTTGAATTTATAGTTGGTTCCTGGtaataaaaatatattgaaagaggaagaaaaaatagtttAAGTACAAACTAAAAATGTATTCTTATTCTTGGAGTGTGTTCAAATGTAATTTTAACCAAAAATCAGTTTAAATGGTGAAAGATTGTTCTGGATATCCGGAGTAAATTATCACTATATGCTCAATTTTCAAGAAAATACAGAAGGAAAATGTAATTACAGAAAAACCTACAACCACACTTCAATATATCTAGATTATTactcaagtaatcataatgaattctttattaaCTTTCAAGGATTATAATTGGATACAATGGATAATAATGACTTTACAATGACTTTACTTACTCTCCAaacaaactttctctctcctagtttcttgtctaacacacactaaaagatctctctcctacgtgatgacctctttcctttatatagtgattcctcatagtggatgacagctaagagatccactattttcaGAATCGTTGTCGATACATTCGCTCATTTACACTCGCTTATTCTCGCACAGCTTATACTTCGcatagaacatcacactttactcgtgactttgctgacatcacccAATACGTCATTTCAGCTTTGCCATGTGCAATAGTCCTCGCTTACatcagataatccttacttcgcatacttattATTTGTGCAATAttccactcctacattttgcctcttctcatttcgcttacattgtggagtgagcgatatgagaattttccATCCTATAATACCGCATGTATGTATTTTTTCGTATTCCATTTTGCCGACATTCCTCCGGAATTCCAATTTTCCTTAATTACGCGTGTATTTTTAACCATTTATTATCTTACACGTCCTTTTAACCGCCTGTTTTTATCCATTCATTCCTCGCATTAATGAAATCTTGAAAAATGGGACTAATCTTTCCTTAAATATCATCTTTCGTCTTCTTCCTTGTTCTTTCTACTTCcttgtttcatcttctctgctACTGCTTTCTCTGATCAAAACTAAACTTATTTCATCAAATAAATTACTTCTTTTACTCATCCTCATTACCATTCTAAAAATGGCTCCTGCTGGTACACAGAATTCAACAGGTTGAGGAACGAATTCCATTCGAGAGGTTACTCACTTTCTCTTCCCTCATCATCtgactattcatccaaacttaatCTTTATTTGATCAATTCCGATCAATGGAACAATCAAAAAATTATTGTTTCATTGGGACAACTTTTTATTCTTCCAATTCCCTTGTTCAACCCCGAAATACccctattttatgaaattcttgccGATGATCGATTCGCACGGGGAATATTCCAACTAAGTGGTGATGTGATAAGAATAGCATTGGAATATTCTCGTCGCGCAGCTGGGCTAGAGTCCTCTTATCCTTATGAGGTGCGAAAAGAATCGCATCGTGATAAGGTCATTGATCCTACCGAATATACCCttgataatttcttcaaaaaTTACTATGTTGCAATTATGAAAAGCAATTTAACTAAATGGGCCGTTCGCTTTAGAAGAAAAGATGGTATTGCTGAAGATGATAGgatcatgcgagatgttgattggaatgaCAAATCTAACAATTCTGCTCGCAGATCTAATGACTCGAGATGGCTTAATTGCCCTGTCATTCTAGAGAGTCCTTATATTTCTGGTAAAGCTGAGGATGGTTCTGATATTCCTCTTCctgaaaagtttttttcttaccAACCTTGGAAGTTTATACTTTCCGAAGCTGAGACAAAGAAAGTGGTATGGGGCTTCGCATAAATATTCTCAATCTCGCATGACTTCTTCCAATTTCTTATAGTCGTATAAATGTTCTCAATTTCGCATAATAATCCCACTTTTTGCAGACTGCTAAGAGGGCCAAAACTTCACACAATGCATCAGCTTCGCAGAATAATAAAGTAAAAAACATTCTTTttgattttaacaatattgttgcctctatttcttatcttgattattcgcgtaggtgaaATCTTTGGGTGATAAGACTTCAAGTAAAGGTAAGTATATTCCTAAAAGGCGTACGTCTAAATCTTCATCAAaaacgacatctacaatggatgaTCTCTCTAGGAAGCGTAAAAGATAAGATTCCTCTTCAAGTTAGGAGTCCAGTGAGGATGACATCCTTGCTTCTGAGGTTCATCAGTTCCCTCTTCTTTGAGAGAGTTATCCAATCTTTTTGCTGGAGATCTTTTGACTGTtgttgataatgaagaattaAATCGTGCCTTTGTAATGGTCTCTAAAATATGTGACGCTCCTACTTTAGATGATCCATCTCTTCGTGGAGCTGCCTCTGCGATAAATCCGAACCTCCAATTCACAATCGGTTCTTTGGTAATATTTGTAACTTTACCTTTTGTCTTTTATTTAGTCTTGCTTTATTCCTAATAATAATACTTCCTTTTATTCTCGCAGGGAGCCCATTTATCTTATGTAATATCCTCGGACTACCAAAGGAGACTtactaaacttgagaaagaaaATGCCAAGCTTAAAGCTGAGAATTCAACCAATTCTGATTTGATTCGCAGAGACcgagaaagaaatgatgaactcattggtatgtaacctttattttctttgttcttcTATTTTATGCGATAATCAcatttcttattttgttatattCGCAGACCTGTATAACCTTTCGGATGAGGCTGCCAATCTTCCTGATGGTGAAACCCTTTTAGAAcaccttaattcttctttaaataaCTATCCCAACCAAGGATTTGAAAATCTTAATTTGGAAGAATTAAGATTGAAATATGTTGCTCTTAGAAAAAGCCATAGATCTTTATTGACTACATTTAATAACTTTAAATGTCGTCTTCATGAGAGCCAAAAACAAATTCAAGTTTTGGAAACAAAGAAGAATAAGCTTATTGATGAGAAAGACGAGATTGCTCTTAAGGGTGCGAAAAcactagaaaaattccaagaatCCATTGTTGAGGTTCAAAAAGAACGTGATTTAGCTGTGAGCGAAAAGAACATACTTGTTgaagaaagaaatttaattcgctctcagcttctcatagaaagcgaagctgaatttagttgggCTGCTAGGATTCTAAATGATGCTAGAGAGGGTTTAGCTATAAACGTGAGTCTTCAGGATGATCATTCCGCATTGGTTAAAGACAttttttccaattatgaaggtcaaaTATTGCTATTTTAATACTTGTTTTTTCTTTGGGAATAACATCTTCTTTTATATATCCTAACTCGTTTATTCATATTTCGCAGATAAGGAGAAGAATTATCTTCAGAAGATTGAAGaattagaaactcgcttagcttctgaggaagagaagaattatcttcagaatattaaagaattagaaactcgcttagcttCTGAAGAAAAAGATTTATCTGCTCGCAACTCTAAGTatcaacaattgaagaagaacttCATCATCATGGTTTCAAACAATAGCAATGATGCTAATCGTGCTCGCGAAGCTGCTGCTAAGAAAGTCTGCGTTGAGAATAACATCCCTCTTACAAGTATAAATTTACAGAAATCCCTGATAATGAACATATTTCTGACATTTCAGACAgtgaaggagaagatgaagaatctgaagaagaaaTAAGTGGTTCTGAGGCTGAGCGAgattaaaattaatcattttcaCTTGTTGTAAATTCTTTGCCTTCTGAATATTTTCATGTAACCTTAAAAACATGCACTTTTTGAACATTAATTTTCACTCCTTTAATATAAATTCCCTTTGTTCGCATTCGCGTCCAAAATATCATTATCTCGCATGTATATACAACTCTGGTACATAGATTTATTATTAACTTGTTTCTCAGAAATAAAGACATGTCCATTCCTCATATTACTCACTTATCCCCTTCATTTTTTGTATCTCCTTAAGCTCGCAGATGCTTTTCAGAATATTATTTCGCATAACCCTTTCAATCTCCTCTGTGCGATAACCATCGCGCACTTCTTTTTTGTCTTGAAAACACAACTTCTGTCTCTGCATTCTTTCAGTTTCTATAGAAGTAATATTTCTGGTTCGCTTAGTATCGTCACTTCACAGAAAACCCTGTTTCAGTATTTTGCTTATCTGTATGTCCAACATTATATACTGCGTCCACCATTAACCTCTCATCTCTTTGACTATCTGCAACATGTTTTTTCCAATTTCTTCGCTTACTCTCTCTTTCTTCGCACTTGTCAATATCAATTTCTTGACAATTTTTACTTTCAAttgtatctcctcttataatACCAACACCTGGGGTAAAGGAAATTTTATGCACTGATGAAATGTTGAGGCCACACCCAAGATACTATGAAACCATGGTCTTCCAATTAGAGAGCTATAGGGTGATTCGACCTCCACAATACAGAATACAATTTCTGTTGGCATATTCTGAAGAAGAATCCTCATAGTCACCTCACCTTTAGGCTTGTTCGCGGTTCCATTGAAGCCATAAATTTTATACGTTGAAGGAATCAATTCGTCATCCCTTCCACCAATGGTTTTGTATGTAGGATAAAATAGAATGTCGACAGAACTTCCAGGATCTATAAGTATTCTATTTATTCCCCAAGTGTTtgcttcatcttcctcaccatCTTCTACCTTTGGTGTCGAATTAATTCCTAATCTCACTACTAATGGACATTGATGCGATTCCCCTCCTCCTGGTGTTTCTTATGCACTAAATGAGATAGTCTGTTTTTTCGCAAGGTTGAGGATTTCTTTTCCATCAGCATCTCTTGCATACACCCTACTTAAGATATTATCGTGGAAGTCTTCTATTTTTCTGAATGAATGTACAATTGAATTACAATACATGTTCTTCTCTTTCGCACCTACTTCAATTACAACTGTATTCTTTCCCTTCTCTTTTGCATATACATTTCCtcccgatggtggtggtggtaaattcttTGGTTTTTATGCTAAGAAATGATCCAATTTTCCTTGTTCAATCATTCGCAatatgattttcctcacatttctgcaattacttgttgtgtgaccatgaaagcgatgatatacaCAAAATTCTCTGCTCCTTCTCCCTGGTGGTGGTTCGTCCCCTACAGTATGTGGTTCTTGGATTTCTTCCATTAGGATGACAACTTCCCATACTTTATCTACTGTAGTGTTCAGCTTCGGCAAGTTTATTTGTTCCCATACTATCCTTCCAGTTCCTTGTCTTttattataatatggttgttgaccttct
This genomic window from Papaver somniferum cultivar HN1 unplaced genomic scaffold, ASM357369v1 unplaced-scaffold_15, whole genome shotgun sequence contains:
- the LOC113335586 gene encoding protein DOG1-like 3 gives rise to the protein MMESSSLQVDQFRECYQNWMIEQQQLLEELLRLHNQNPNDEKELGCIIQKLVKHFQEYTNRRAQFAVDEALSFFAPTWFTSIENAYLWFGGCRPSLLIQLVYSLCSAQLESQLSEYLQGVRRGNIGELSADQLSLVSELQSRTILEEERISENMARLQENIADYFPLARLANNSDDPDTDSHIGQVEQVLDSHSEDLASILVDSDKLRMNTLKELIGIFTPLQAVELLIAGKKIHLSMHQRGQERNHIPGMEEHLYNEEG